One part of the Mycobacteriales bacterium genome encodes these proteins:
- a CDS encoding MBL fold metallo-hydrolase, translating to MLVRGFPAQAFDTNCYVVAPGRGEQCVVVDPGIGVEQQLDELLREHDLSPVAVLLTHGHLDHTFSVTPVCGARNIPAYISSDDRDQLADPLKYLSAGSSQLFGGRLEWTEPDDVKLLDPTEPLEIAGLRIGVDLSPGHTVGSVVFRLPGDEVDGEAGAPVLLTGDLLFAGSIGRTDLPTGSWEQMQASLRDVVLPMTDETVVLPGHGPATTIGRERAGNPFLQQLPPAPPSRGL from the coding sequence GTGCTCGTCCGCGGGTTCCCCGCCCAGGCCTTCGACACCAACTGCTATGTCGTGGCGCCCGGCCGCGGCGAGCAGTGTGTCGTCGTCGACCCCGGTATCGGCGTCGAGCAGCAGCTCGACGAGCTCCTGCGCGAGCACGACCTCTCGCCCGTCGCGGTGCTGCTGACGCACGGCCATCTGGACCACACCTTCTCCGTCACCCCCGTCTGCGGGGCCCGCAACATTCCCGCCTACATCTCCTCCGACGACCGGGATCAGCTCGCGGACCCGCTGAAGTACCTGTCCGCCGGGTCGTCGCAGCTGTTCGGTGGCCGGCTGGAGTGGACCGAGCCGGACGACGTGAAGCTGCTCGATCCGACCGAGCCGCTCGAGATCGCCGGCCTGCGTATCGGCGTCGACCTCTCACCCGGCCACACCGTGGGCTCGGTCGTCTTCCGGCTCCCTGGCGACGAGGTCGACGGTGAGGCCGGCGCGCCGGTGCTGCTGACCGGCGACCTGCTGTTCGCCGGGTCGATCGGGCGCACCGACCTGCCCACCGGCAGCTGGGAACAGATGCAGGCCTCCTTGCGCGACGTCGTCCTGCCGATGACCGACGAGACGGTCGTGCTGCCGGGTCACGGCCCGGCCACGACCATCGGCCGGGAGCGCGCGGGCAATCCCTTCCTGCAGCAGCTGCCGCCCGCCCCGCCCTCGCGGGGGCTCTGA
- the hisS gene encoding histidine--tRNA ligase, giving the protein MAVPTSLSGFPEFLPADRVVEQEVLATLAHTFELHGFGSLETRAVEPLDQLLRKGETSKEVYVLRRLQEDSAEGHAGLGLHFDLTVPFARYVLENAGKLEFPFRRYQVQKVWRGERPQEGRFREFTQADIDVIGRDELGFHHDVEIARVMLDALSRLDFLPPLRLQVNNRKLIQGFYAGLGARDVDEVMRLVDKLDKLAEAQVGSLLQEEAGLTEEQAAQCLALARIHSTDGSFVEQVRALGVGHELLDQGLAELQAVLRGCAGLVTDRVTVEVDLKIARGLDYYTGTVFETRLEGFESLGSVCSGGRYDALASDRRATYPGVGISLGVSRLLVPLVHKGIVCGSRPVPSAVLVAVVDEDGRAASDDLAALLRGSGVPTEVAAHAQKFGKQIRYAERRGIPYVLFPGDDVQVKDIRSGEQFTIDPTTWTPPAADLRPRVISAGSTDEGEKLL; this is encoded by the coding sequence ATGGCCGTACCCACCTCGCTGAGCGGGTTCCCGGAGTTCCTGCCCGCCGATCGCGTCGTCGAGCAGGAGGTCCTGGCGACCCTCGCGCACACCTTCGAGCTGCACGGCTTCGGCAGCCTGGAGACCCGCGCGGTCGAGCCGCTCGACCAGCTGCTGCGCAAGGGGGAGACCTCGAAGGAGGTCTACGTCCTGCGCCGCCTGCAGGAGGACTCCGCGGAGGGACACGCCGGCCTGGGGCTGCACTTCGACCTGACCGTGCCGTTCGCGCGCTACGTCCTCGAGAACGCGGGCAAGCTCGAGTTCCCGTTCCGCCGCTACCAGGTCCAGAAGGTCTGGCGCGGCGAACGTCCGCAGGAGGGGCGGTTCCGCGAGTTCACCCAGGCGGACATCGACGTGATCGGCCGCGACGAGCTCGGCTTCCACCACGACGTGGAGATCGCGCGGGTGATGCTGGACGCGCTCAGCCGGCTGGACTTCCTGCCGCCGCTGCGGCTCCAGGTCAACAACCGCAAGCTCATCCAGGGCTTCTACGCCGGGCTCGGCGCCCGCGACGTCGACGAGGTGATGCGCCTCGTCGACAAGCTGGACAAGCTGGCGGAAGCCCAGGTCGGCAGTCTCCTGCAGGAGGAGGCAGGACTCACCGAGGAGCAGGCCGCCCAGTGCCTCGCGCTCGCGCGCATCCACTCCACCGACGGTTCGTTCGTGGAGCAGGTGCGGGCGCTCGGCGTGGGGCACGAGCTCCTGGACCAGGGGCTCGCTGAGCTCCAGGCCGTTCTCCGCGGCTGCGCGGGCCTGGTCACCGACCGGGTGACCGTCGAGGTGGACCTCAAGATCGCGCGCGGTCTCGACTACTACACCGGGACCGTCTTCGAGACGCGCCTCGAGGGCTTCGAGTCGCTCGGCTCCGTCTGCTCCGGAGGACGCTACGACGCGCTCGCCAGCGACCGGCGTGCGACGTACCCGGGCGTCGGCATCTCACTCGGAGTCAGTCGCCTGCTCGTGCCGCTCGTGCACAAGGGCATCGTCTGCGGCAGCCGTCCCGTGCCCAGTGCCGTGCTGGTCGCCGTGGTCGACGAGGACGGCCGGGCAGCCAGCGACGACCTGGCTGCGCTGCTGCGGGGCAGCGGCGTGCCGACCGAGGTGGCTGCGCACGCGCAGAAGTTCGGCAAGCAGATCCGCTACGCGGAGCGTCGGGGAATCCCGTACGTCCTGTTCCCGGGCGATGACGTGCAGGTCAAGGACATCCGCAGCGGCGAGCAGTTCACCATCGACCCCACGACGTGGACGCCTCCGGCCGCAGATCTGCGCCCGCGAGTGATCTCGGCGGGGTCGACCGACGAAGGAGAGAAGCTGCTGTGA